DNA from Canis lupus familiaris isolate Mischka breed German Shepherd chromosome 9, alternate assembly UU_Cfam_GSD_1.0, whole genome shotgun sequence:
TGCCGGCGGCACTCGTTATCTGAATCTTAATGAGGTCATTAGCATCCCGTGCCTCTGACTGGGAGGGACGTGTTCCGCGCACACCTCGGCCGGGCTTGTGTGCATCCCCTGGACCCCCGCGCCCACCTCACTCGGCGCAGGGCCACGGGCCCAAGGCTTTGGCACCCGTGCTGGCGACCTAGCGCCCAGCTGCTGCCTCCCCGGCGCCCCGCAGAGAGGCAaggcttggggggtggggcagtTCAGATGCAGATCTCAGAGATGGGGGAGCCCTTCGCGGAGGACCCTTGGGGCAGAGATGGGTGGGTGCGGGCGCAGAACGGGGCTCTGGGACCTGACCGAGGCGCCCAGCTGGCGGCACAGGCGACCTTCTGCCCTGAGCTCTTGATCCCTCTGGGTCCTGCTGGCCTGGCTGCTcgcagaagggggtggggggccggcgTCACGGCAGGTCGGATCCTAGCAGGGGCGTAGGTCCCCCCTGAGGCTAACAGTGCTGCCCTCtattccctcccacccccccagggAACGGCAGGAGCAGCTGATGGGGTATCGGAAGAGAGGGCCGAAGCCCAAACCGCTGGTAGTGCAGGTGAATATACTCGGTGGGCCCCGGCCTGTCCATTAGTCTTCCCCTGGACCTTGCCACCCGAGCTGCCTCCAGGCCCAGAAGGCAGGACGCCTTGTTCTCCGGGGCACCCAACTCCGCTTCCCTCCTGCTGGACCTCCCCACACTGCCCCTATAACGCAGCTGCTGACTGCAGTGGGGCTGGGACACTCCTGATGCCCTGGGTGTGCTCTGGGCTGGCCCCAGCCCTCTTTTCTCACCTGCCCCTTGCATTCCCGCCCCCTTCCCCCAGGTACCTACCTTTGCCCGCCGCTCCAACGTGCTGACTGGTCTCCAGGACTCATCGGCAGACAACCGCTCTAAGCTGGAGCTGGGCGGTCAAGGCAAGGGCCAGGGCCACCAGTACGAGCTCAACAGCAAGAAGCACCACCAGTACCAGCCGCACAGCAAGGAGCGAGCCGGGAAACCCCCACCGCCGGGCAAGAGTGGCAAGTACTACTACCAGCTCAACAGCAAGAAGCACCACCCCTACCAGCCCGACCCCAAAATGTACGACCTGCAGTACCAGGGCGGCCACAAGGAGGCGCCCAGCCCCACTTGCCCGGACCTGGGCGCCAAGAGCCACCCGCCCGACAAGTGGGCACACGGCGCGGGGGCCAAGGGCTACCTGGGAGCTGTGAAGCCCCTGGCAGGTGCGGCCGGGGCTCCCGGCAAGGGCTCAGAGAAGGGCCCCCCCAACGGGATGACCCCGGCCCCCAAAGAGGCAGTGACGGGCAACGGGATTGGAGGCAAGATGAAGATCgtcaagaacaagaacaagaacggGCGCATCGTGATCGTCATGAGCAAGTACATGGAGAACGGCATGCAGGCGGTGAAGATCAAGTCCGGCGAGGCCGCGGAGGGCGAGGCGCGCTCCCCCAGCCACAAGAAGCGGGCCGCCGAGGAGCGCCACCCCCCGGCCGACAGGACTTTCAAAAAGGCCGTGGTGGCCGAGGAGAAGAAGGCGGAGGCCCCGgccaagaggagggaggaggaggcgcCGGGGCCCGGAGACCCGCAGCCCCAGGACGCCGCCGGCTCCCGCAAGCTGTCCCCGACCAAGGAGGCCTTCGGCGAGCAGCCCCTGCAGCTCACCACCAAGCCCGACCTGCTGGCCTGGGACCCGGCCCGGAGCTCCCACCCGCcctcccaccatcaccaccaccaccaccaccatcaccaccaccaccacgccGTCGGCCTGAATCTCTCCCACGCGCGCAAGCGCTGCCTCTCCGAGACCCACGGCGAGCGCGAGCCCTGCAAAAAGCGGCTCACGGCGCGCAGCATCAGCACCCCCACCTGTCTGGGGGGGAGCCCGGCCGCCGAGCACCCCGCTGACGTGCCCCCCACCGCCACCCTCCCTCAGCCCGAGGTCATCCTGCTGGACTCGGATCTGGACGAGCCCATAGACTTGCGCTGCGTCAAGACGCGCGGCGAGGCCGGGGAGCCCCCCAGCGCCCTCCAGGTGAAGCCCGAGGCGCCCGCTGCGGTGGCGGCCGTGGCAGCTGCGCCGGTGGCCGCAGCCGAGAAGCCTCTGGCTGAGGCCCAGGACGAGCCCGAGGAGCCGCTGAGCGAGTTCAAACCCTTCTTTGGGAATATAATTATCACCGATGTCACCGCGAACTGCCTCACCGTCACGTTCAAGGAGTACGTGACGGTGTAGCTGGAGGCTCGGGAAGGGGAAGTGCCATCCCCGCGGGTGGCTTAGCACTTGGTGCCTGGGGGCGGGCTCCTCCTCTCGCCGACCGCGGGAGCTGCGGGGCCTGCCCGGTGCGCGCACGCCCGGAGCCGCACCATCCGTGCCCCTCTCTCTGCGGTGCGCGGCTCGCTCCGGGCTGGGGTGTGCCCCCCAGCCGCCCCCGGGCCCCTTCCACGCGGTGCCTGCGGGTCTCGCCCCCCACTGGCCCCGTCCCCGCGGTGGACCTCCCCCCAATCGTGGACCTCCGGGACTGACCGGGAAGCCGCGCGCCTCGGTCGCAGAGttatagtattatattttaaCCGTGCTAACTCGTCAAGTGCAGACTTTACTCCCGTTTGTACGTGGTGTTATTATTGAAATGTATTGTTTGAGCTCAAAAGGCCCGATCACCCCCTTCgggctgatatatatatatttatttgtaggtatttatatattgaaatataaaaacctAGATTTATGGAGTTTCCTCTAGATCATGTTATATTCTATATCAGACAAACTATTTTCTGTTGCCCTTTCTTCCTGTTCATTCAGTATTTCGGTTGATTTCATTTCCTCCCCTTCCTGGAACTGCAATACCAGTAACgttggtatatattttttgatactGTACACATGGATGTGTTGTTtctatgtgcaaaaaaaaaaagtttgtttaaaGGCTAAACGAGCTCTCTAGAACCTGCTGCTACTAGAAATGTCTAAACTATAAGCTTCCAATTATTACCTGCttgaatgtaaatattaaatggagATGTTGAAGGTGCATTTTCCGCTGTTTGAGACAAGCGCACAGGGAGCGTTGGCGGGTTCGGGAGGCGGCTGGaccctctccccccccaccccacttacACTCTAGGCCTGGGGAGGAGACCTCCCCGCGTCCTGCGTCCTGCGCTGAAGCCTTTTTTGCTAAAGCGAAGCGGACTGGTGGCAGGGGCGCCTCTGCCCTGCGGGAGGAGTGACCCGGCTCCCCGGAAGTCGAGAGGCGCGCTCCCAGGGAGAGGGGAATTCCTgcggggggtggaggagggggtccGCGTCGCCCCCGCTCTCGCTCTCGGGCGCTGGCAGCTCCGGGGATCCgcgtggtggggggaggggtgcagggacTGCAGGGGGGTAGCGGGTGGGGCTGGCCCCCTTGCCCCGCAGCCGCGCCCGCCGGGCACCTGCTGATCCTTGCACCCACCCACCCGGTGCGCCACACGCCCGGGCGCCGGCCCCGGTGGGGCAGGGGTGTCTCTAGCAATCCCTGCCCGGTAAGGCAGGTTCCGCGGGGAGGGGACCCTCCCACCCTCTCCGGCGTGCTCGCTGGCAtcgctggccccgccccgccgaggAAGCCGCCGAGGCTCTTTCTCTGCCAGGCTCTCTCCCCGGAAACCACCAGGCCGGAGGCTCCGGCTGGAGGCGCAGCGAGCGCggccggggcaggggcggggggcttcctgcgtgggggaggggaggggcggggggggagggggcggaggccCGGCCCACCCCCATTTCCCCAGCGAGCGAGGGGACTGCGGGACCCCGTGCCCCAGGTCGTGCTGTGGGTGGCgaggctggggccctgggtgtCGCGGGGCAGGAAGGGGTTAAGGGGTAGGGGGGAGTGGGCCGAGCCCAGGGTCGCCCCCCCCTGCGCCTCCCAGGCTGGGAAGGCCGCCGCGAGGCCAGCTTTCTGCAGACGCAGCGATCTTCCTCCCGGCTGGGGCGGCCGCGCAGGGCCAGGGGCCCCGGAACTGGGGCCCCCTGAGCCTCCGGAGCCCCTCGCCCGCGCGCCCGGGCGGAGGCCGAGCCGGTGCGGGGCGCCTGGGCGGAGGGAGAGGTCAGCGTGCTCCagaaggggagggggcggcgAGCGAGCGGGGCTGGGAAGGCCAGGGGAAGAGATAGAGGGCCAGGAGGGCGGGAGGCCTGAATGCGGACAGTGTGGCCAGTGTTGGCTGCAGGCCACCGGCGGctgcgggtgggggaggggagcccaggggggaggggagcgagCGAAGggaagttctaaaaaaaaaaaaaaaccgttgGGAGTTTCTAGCCTTGGCTTTTGTGAATTGTCCCTCCCACTACCCCCA
Protein-coding regions in this window:
- the CBX4 gene encoding E3 SUMO-protein ligase CBX4, with protein sequence MELPAVGEHVFAVESIEKKRIRKGRVEYLVKWRGWSPKYNTWEPEENILDPRLLIAFQNRERQEQLMGYRKRGPKPKPLVVQVPTFARRSNVLTGLQDSSADNRSKLELGGQGKGQGHQYELNSKKHHQYQPHSKERAGKPPPPGKSGKYYYQLNSKKHHPYQPDPKMYDLQYQGGHKEAPSPTCPDLGAKSHPPDKWAHGAGAKGYLGAVKPLAGAAGAPGKGSEKGPPNGMTPAPKEAVTGNGIGGKMKIVKNKNKNGRIVIVMSKYMENGMQAVKIKSGEAAEGEARSPSHKKRAAEERHPPADRTFKKAVVAEEKKAEAPAKRREEEAPGPGDPQPQDAAGSRKLSPTKEAFGEQPLQLTTKPDLLAWDPARSSHPPSHHHHHHHHHHHHHHAVGLNLSHARKRCLSETHGEREPCKKRLTARSISTPTCLGGSPAAEHPADVPPTATLPQPEVILLDSDLDEPIDLRCVKTRGEAGEPPSALQVKPEAPAAVAAVAAAPVAAAEKPLAEAQDEPEEPLSEFKPFFGNIIITDVTANCLTVTFKEYVTV